In Cervus elaphus chromosome 5, mCerEla1.1, whole genome shotgun sequence, the following proteins share a genomic window:
- the KCNJ2 gene encoding inward rectifier potassium channel 2 encodes MGSVRTNRYSIVSSEEDGMKLATLAVANGFGNGKSKVHTRQQCRSRFVKKDGHCNVQFINVGEKGQRYLADIFTTCVDIRWRWMLVIFCLAFVLSWLFFGCVFWLIALLHGDLDASKESKACVSEVNSFTAAFLFSIETQTTIGYGFRCVTDECPVAVFMVVFQSIVGCIIDAFIIGAVMAKMAKPKKRNETLVFSHNAVIAMRDGKLCLMWRVGNLRKSHLVEAHVRAQLLKSRITSEGEYIPLDQIDINVGFDSGIDRIFLVSPITIVHEIDEDSPLYDLSKQDIDNADFEIVVILEGMVEATAMTTQCRSSYLANEILWGHRYEPVLFEEKHYYKVDYSRFHKTYEVPNTPLCSARDLAEKKYILSNANSFCYENEVALTSKEEDDSENGVPESTSTDTPPDIDLHNQASVPLEPRPLRRESEI; translated from the coding sequence ATGGGCAGCGTGCGCACGAACCGCTACAGCATCGTCTCTTCGGAGGAGGACGGCATGAAGCTGGCCACGCTGGCGGTGGCCAACGGCTTCGGGAACGGCAAGAGCAAGGTCCACACGCGGCAGCAGTGCAGGAGTCGCTTCGTGAAGAAGGACGGACACTGCAACGTGCAGTTCATCAACGTGGGCGAGAAGGGCCAGCGGTACCTGGCCGACATCTTCACCACGTGCGTGGACATCCGCTGGCGCTGGATGCTGGTCATCTTCTGCCTGGCTTTCGTGCTCTCCTGGCTCTTCTTCGGCTGTGTGTTTTGGCTGATCGCGCTGCTCCACGGGGACCTGGATGCGTCCAAGGAGAGCAAAGCCTGCGTGTCCGAGGTCAACAGCTTCACGGCCGCCTTCCTTTTCTCCATCGAGACGCAGACCACCATCGGCTACGGCTTCCGCTGTGTCACAGACGAGTGCCCCGTGGCCGTCTTCATGGTGGTCTTCCAGTCCATCGTGGGCTGCATCATTGACGCCTTCATCATCGGCGCGGTAATGGCCAAGATGGCcaagcccaagaagagaaacGAGACGCTGGTCTTCAGCCACAATGCCGTGATCGCCATGAGGGACGGCAAGCTCTGCCTCATGTGGCGGGTGGGCAACCTCCGGAAGAGCCACTTGGTGGAAGCGCACGTGCGCGCACAGCTCCTCAAGTCCAGAATCACCTCCGAGGGGGAGTACATCCCCCTGGATCAGATAGACATCAATGTGGGCTTCGACAGCGGCATCGACCGCATATTTCTGGTGTCTCCCATCACCATCGTCCACGAGATCGATGAGGACAGCCCTCTGTATGATCTGAGCAAGCAGGACATCGACAATGCAGATTTTGAGATCGTGGTCATCCTCGAGGGGATGGTGGAGGCCACGGCCATGACCACGCAGTGCCGGAGCTCGTACCTGGCCAACGAGATCCTCTGGGGTCACCGCTACGAGCCGGTCCTCTTCGAGGAGAAACACTACTACAAAGTGGACTACTCCAGGTTCCACAAGACTTACGAAGTCCCCAACACGCCCCTGTGCAGTGCTAGGGACTTGGCGGAGAAGAAATACATCCTGTCGAACGCTAACTCGTTTTGCTATGAAAATGAGGTCGCCCTCACAAGCAAAGAGGAAGACGACAGTGAAAACGGGGTTCCCGAGAGCACAAGCACAGACACGCCCCCGGACATAGACCTGCACAACCAGGCCAGTGTCCCTCTAGAGCCCAGGCCGCTACGGCGGGAGTCGGAGATATGA